Proteins found in one Populus alba chromosome 14, ASM523922v2, whole genome shotgun sequence genomic segment:
- the LOC118040648 gene encoding stromal processing peptidase, chloroplastic, whose amino-acid sequence MAATAASSSVLMMNVPQTRAPLTPPKDDTLSRKNRINLIQPRRFPLIRFHPNHHQSWNSVSSKRWSHEIATGGSRSLRKKNNALKQCSSSLGERVVGASFPEQFKCMSCSFNRRRSHYSIKGSTPTIPRAFVDKSAFNLSGHSLDTASVKHVHVPCTSMGPNEPHAASIGCPDGILERQDSDLLDSELERARLFEFLHSELPCHPKLHRGQLKNGLRYLILPNKVPPNRFEAHMEVHAGSIDEEDDEQGIAHMIEHVAFLGSKKREKLLGTGARSNAYTDFHHTVFHIHSPTSTKDADGDLLPSVLDALNEIAFHPSFLASRVEKERRAILSELQMMNTIEYRVDCQLLQHLHSENKLSKRFPIGLEEQIKKWDADKIRKFHERWYFPANATLYIVGDIDNISKAVHQIENVFGQTGLETETVSAPSPSAFGAMASFLVPKLSVGLPGSSSREKSSSSLDQSKIIKKERHAIRPPVEHYWSLPGSNANLKPPQIFQHEFLQNFSINMFCKIPVSKVQTYGDLRNVLMKRIFLSALHFRINTRYKSSNPPFTSVELDHSDSGREGCTVTTLTVTAEPKNWQNAIKVAVQEVRRLKEFGVTKGELNRYMDALLKDSEHLAAMIDNVSSVDNLEFIMESDALGHTVMDQRQGHESLFAVAGTVTLEEVNSIGAKLLEFISDFGKPTAPIPAAIVACVPTKVYFDGLGETEFKISSSEIIAAIKSGLEEAIEAEPELEVPKELITSTQLEELRLRLTPSFIPLVPDADYMKLHDPETGITQCRLSNGIAVNYKISKSESRGGVMRLIVGGGRAAESSESKGAVVVGVRTLSEGGRVGNFSREQVELFCVNHLINCSLESTEEFICMEFRFTLRDNGMRAAFELLHMVLEHSVWLDDALDRARQLYLSYYRSIPKSLERATAHKLMTAMLNGDERFIEPTPQSLQNLTLKSVKDAVMNQFVGGNMEVSIVGDFSEEEIESCIIDYLGTVRATRDFDREQEFNPVMFRPSPSDLQFQQVFLKDTDERACAYIAGPAPNRWGFTVDGKDLFESMSGISVTADAQPNSDPQQIDSKDVQKDKQGKLRSHPLFFGITMGLLAEIINSRLFTTVRDSLGLTYDVSFELSLFDRLKLGWYVVSVTSTPGKVHKAVDACKSVLRGLHSNKVAQRELDRAKRTLLMRHETEIKSNAYWLGLLAHLQASSVPRKDVSCIKDLTSLYEAATIEDIYAAYEQLKVDEDSLYSCIGVAGAQAGEEINALEEEETDDDFQGVIPVGRGLSTMTRPTT is encoded by the exons ATGGCAGCTACAGCTGCCTCAAGTTCTGTATTGATGATGAACGTGCCTCAAACCCGTGCACCCCTTACTCCTCCTAAAGATGATACTCTCTCAAGGAAGAACCGGATAAACCTAATTCAGCCTCGTCGTTTCCCTTTGATTCGATTCCACCCCAACCATCATCAATCTTGGAATTCCGTTTCCTCCAAAAG gtggTCACACGAGATTGCTACGGGTGGATCACGCTCTCTTAGAAAGaagaataatgctttgaaacAATGTAGTTCGTCTCTCGGCGAGAGAGTGGTCGGGGCATCTTTTCCAGAACAATTTAAGTGCATGTCTTGCTCCTTTAACCGTCGTAGAAGCCACTATAGCATCAAAGGATCTACACCAACTATACCAAGAGCCTTTGTTGATAAGTCTGCTTTTAATTTGTCTGGCCATTCACTTGATACTGCTTCT GTGAAGCATGTTCATGTCCCATGTACATCGATGGGTCCAAATGAGCCACATGCAGCAAGTATAGGCTGCCCAGATGGTATTCTTGAGAGACAAGATTCTGATTTATTAGATTCGGAATTAGAAAGGGCAAGACTATTTGAGTTTTTGCATTCTGAACTTCCATGTCACCCAAAGTTGCACAGAGGGCAACTGAAAAATGGACTCCGTTATCTTATTCTACCAAATAAAGTTCCACCAAACAG GTTTGAGGCACACATGGAAGTTCATGCAGGATCAATAGATGAGGAAGATGATGAGCAAGGAATTGCACATATGATTGAACATGTTGCATTCCTTGGAAGTAAGAAACGCGAGAAACTTCTTGGAACAGGTGCCCGATCTAATGCTTACACTGATTTCCACCATACAGTTTTCCACATTCATTCACCAACTAGTACAAAG GATGCTGATGGAGATCTACTCCCCTCTGTGTTGGATGCCTTGAATGAG ATAGCTTTCCACCCAAGTTTCCTTGCTTCTCGAGTTGAAAAGGAAAGGCGCGCTATACTTTCAGAACTACAAATGATGAATACTATAGAATATCGTGTTGACTGCCAG CTGTTACAACATCTACATTCAGAAAACAAGCTTAGCAAAAGGTTCCCGATTGGACTGGAAGAGCAGATTAAGAAGTGGGATGCAGATAAAATTAGGAAATTTCATGAGCGTTGGTACTTCCCGGCAAATGCAACTCTTTACATTGTTGGTGACATTGATAACATTTCAAAGGCAGTTCACCAGATTGAA AATGTCTTTGGACAAACTGGTCTGGAAACTGAGACAGTTTCTGCTCCTTCTCCAAGTGCATTTGGTGCAATGGCTAGTTTTCTTGTTCCTAAACTCTCAGTTGGTCTCCCTGGAAGTTCATCCCGTGAAAAATCATCTAGTTCTCTTGACCaatctaaaatcattaaaaaggaAAGGCATGCAATTCGTCCTCCTGTGGAGCATTATTGGTCTCTCCCTGGAAGCAATGCAAATCTGAAGCCACCACAGATATTTCAGCACGAGTTTCTTCAGAATTTCTCAATTAATATGTTCTGCAAG ATTCCGGTGAGCAAAGTCCAAACATATGGTGACTTGCGTAATGTTTTGATGAAGAGAATTTTTCTATCTGCACTGCACTTCCGGATTAATACAAGATACAAG aGTTCAAATCCACCATTCACTTCAGTTGAATTGGATCATAGCGATTCTGGAAGGGAAGGATGCACTGTCACAACTCTTACAGTAACTGCAGAACCCAAGAATTGGCAAAATGCAATTAAAGTTGCTGTTCAAGAG GTTCGAAGGCTTAAAGAATTTGGTGTCACAAAAGGTGAATTAAATCGCTACATGGATGCTCTTCTAAAAGATAGCGAACATCTGGCAGCCATGATTGATAATGTGTCATCTGTTGATAATTTGGAATTTATTATGGAGAGTGATGCTCTTGGCCATACTGTGATGGATCAGAGACAGGGACATGAGAGTCTGTTTGCTGTTGCTGGAACAGTCACACTTGAAGAA GTCAATTCTATTGGTGCCAAGTTATTAGAATTTATCTCTGATTTTGGAAAACCGACTGCACCAATTCCTGCAGCAATTGTTGCATGTGTTCCTACGAAAGTGTATTTTGATGGATTGGGTGAAACTGAGTTCAAGATATCATCAAGTGAGATTATAGCTGCCATAAAATCAGGATTGGAGGAAGCAATTGAGGCTGAGCCAGAG CTTGAAGTGCCAAAGGAACTGATAACTTCAACACAGTTAGAGGAGTTACGACTACGACTCACGCCGTCCTTTATCCCTTTAGTTCCAGATGCAGATTACATGAAATTGCACGACCCAGAAACAGGCATCACTCAGTGTCGTCTTTCAAATGGAATTGCTGTAAATTACAAG ATATCCAAAAGTGAATCCCGAGGAGGTGTCATGCGGCTAATTGTGGGTGGGGGCCGAGCAGCTGAAAGTTCTGAGTCAAAAGGAGCAGTTGTTGTGGGTGTTCGAACCCTCAGTGAGGGTGGTCGTGTTGGCAACTTTTCAAGAGAACAG GTAGAACTTTTTTGTGTGAATCACCTGATAAATTGCTCTTTGGAGTCAACTGAGGAATTTATTTGTATGGAGTTCCGCTTTACTCTGCGAGACAATGGGATGCGAGCAGCATTTGAGTTGCTTCATATGGTGCTTGAG CATAGCGTTTGGCTGGATGATGCATTGGACAGAGCCAGGCAACTATACTTGTCATATTACCGGTCTATTCCCAAAAGCTTAGAACGTGCAACTGCTCACAAGCTCATGACAGCAATGTTGAATGGGGATGAGCGATTTATTGAGCCAACCCCACAATCATTACAAAATCTAACACTGAAATCTGTAAAGGATGCAGTGATGAATCAGTTTGTTGGTGGAAACATGGAG GTCAGTATTGTTGGGGATTTCTCGGAGGAGGAGATTGAGTCTTGCATTATTGATTACCTGGGCACAGTTAGAGCAACAAGAGATTTTGATCGCGAACAAGAATTCAATCCTGTCATGTTTCGACCATCGCCATCTGATTTGCAGTTTCAACAA GTCTTTTTGAAGGATACTGATGAGAGAGCATGTGCATATATTGCTGGTCCTGCACCAAATCGTTGGGGTTTCACTGTTGATGGAAAAGACCTATTTGAGTCGATGAGTGGCATTTCAGTTACAGCTG ATGCACAACCAAATTCTGACCCACAGCAGATAGACAGTAAGGATGTCCAGAAGGATAAGCAAGGAAAACTTCGCAGTCATCCTCTTTTTTTTGGCATAACAATGGGGCTACTGGCTGAGATCATAAATTCAAG GCTTTTTACCACAGTCAGGGATTCTCTTGGGTTGACATATGATGTATCGTTTGAGTTAAGCCTGTTTGATAGGCTTAAGCTTGGATGGTATGTGGTATCAGTAACATCAACTCCAGGCAAG GTACATAAAGCGGTTGATGCATGCAAAAGTGTTCTTAGAGGGTTGCATAGCAACAAGGTTGCCCAGAGAGAGTTAGACAGG GCAAAACGTACGCTGCTAATGAGACATGAAACTGAGATTAAGTCCAATGCCTATTGGCTTGGATTGCTTGCTCATTTGCAAGCCTCTTCTGTTCCGAGAAAG GACGTCTCATGCATTAAAGATCTTACTTCACTATATGAAGCGGCAACTATTGAGGACATATACGCTGCATATGAACAGTTGAAAGTAGATGAGGATTCTCTGTATTCATGCATTGGGGTTGCTGGGGCACAAGCTGGAGAGGAGATTAATG CtttagaagaggaagaaacagATGATGATTTTCAGGGAGTCATTCCTGTGGGACGTGGTTTGTCTACAATGACACGGCCAACTACTTGA
- the LOC118040640 gene encoding cysteine proteinase inhibitor B, which produces MAKLMKSSVPFLACFLVLSMLLVSGVSGYRGGMVGGRSEVSDVKTNKQVQELGRFSVKEFNRHRSLYWNGGGVGKLMFSEVVEAQKQVVSGLKYYLNIVATTQNGEKSMFDSVVVVRPGLRVTELLTFEPSAKLMVGK; this is translated from the coding sequence ATGGCAAAACTTATGAAGTCTTCAGTTCCCTTCTTGGCGTGTTTTCTTGTTCTCTCCATGCTTCTTGTGTCAGGAGTGAGTGGTTATAGAGGAGGAATGGTGGGGGGGAGATCCGAGGTGAGTGACGTGAAGACTAACAAGCAGGTACAGGAGCTGGGGAGGTTCTCTGTGAAGGAGTTCAACAGGCACAGAAGCCTGTACTGGAACGGTGGTGGAGTTGGAAAACTGATGTTTTCTGAGGTGGTGGAGGCACAGAAGCAGGTGGTTTCTGGGCTCaagtattatttaaatattgtggccACCACACAGAATGGAGAGAAGAGCATGTTTGATTCGGTAGTTGTGGTCCGGCCTGGGCTTCGAGTCACGGAATTGCTTACCTTTGAGCCTTCAGCTAAATTAATGGTTGGAAAATAA
- the LOC118040657 gene encoding kinesin-like protein KIN-12B: MKHFMLPKNPVLREAATTLNEQSPNPSSHKTKPSQSPSRRAKSSKENAPPLDPNSITSDLKPSPSTASAKLKSPLPPRPPSSNPLKRKLSIEAFPENSLSDSGVKVVVRMRPLKKDEEEGETIVQKISNNSLSINGQTFTFDSVADTGATQLDMFQLVGAPLVENCLAGFNSSVFAYGQTGSGKTYTMWGPANVLSDETLSSDEQGLTPRVFQRLFDRISEEQIKHTDKQLKYQCRCSFLEIYNEQITDLLDPSQRNLQIREDMQTGVYVENLKEEYVFTMKDVTQLLIKGLSNRRTGATSINTESSRSHSVFTCVVESRCKSMAGGMNSLKTSRINLVDLAGSERQKLTGAAGDRLKEAGNINRSLSQLGNLINILAEVSQTGKQRHIPYRDSRLTFLLQESLGGNAKLAMLCAISPAQSCKSETFSTLRFAQRAKAVKNKAVVNEEMEDDVNHLREVIRQLRDELHRVKANSNNPTGWDPRKSLNILKSLIHPLPRLPQVDEDGDEMMEIDEGAVEKLCIQVGLGPAGTTYQNYVDEGRSIIDQGTEDSDVDMEETIPEQAEKHEILISGCAEPARNNTSESCEEPAEEKGTLRSSVSKLITEESPNKMVEVRSSCTSGSQSGFSTSISTTDEPNGSQEEIGNCVSPSSLSVVPSEVSPILKSPTPSVSPRLNVSRKSLRTSSMLTASQKDSKDESKSGPENCISSAKSEPSTALIPQTSKSVLASTEHLAASLHRGMEIIDSHCRSSVLRRSSFRFSYKPEESKPILLVDRVDVGVQTFPQDYEISETVLLCANCKTKTQLEVKDADESNLQLVPVDGSESNDKPKKQVPKAVEKVLAGAIRREMALEEFCAKQASEITQLNRLVQQYKHERECNAIIGQTREDKILRLESLMDGVLPSKDFMEEELAALMHEHELLKEKYENHPEVSRTNIELKRVQDELEHYRNFYDLGEKEVLLEEIQDLRSQLQYYIDSSSPSALKRNSLLKLTYTCEPSLAPPLNTIQESTEESPDEKLEMERMRWMEAESKWISLAEELRTELDANRALNEKLKQELDTEKKCAEELNEAMQMAMEGHARMLEQYADLEEKHIQLLARHRQIQEGINDVKKAASKAGVRGAESKFINALAAEISALKAEREKERRYFRDESRGLQAQLRDTAEAVQAAGELLVRLKEAEEAVVVAERRAMEAEQEAVKANKQINKLKRKHENEISSLKELVAESRLPKEAIRPAHNDDCNMPKYDAGEALGEGDQQWREEFEPFYKAKDGELSKLAEPSSWFSGYDRCNI, encoded by the exons ATGAAGCACTTTATGCTACCTAAGAACCCGGTCTTGAGAGAAGCAGCAACAACACTCAATGAGCAGTCACCAAACCCTAGCTCTCACAAGACGAAACCCTCGCAATCGCCTTCGCGGAGGGCCAAATCTTCTAAAGAGAACGCTCCGCCTCTGGATCCGAACTCTATTACTTCCGATCTAAAGCCTTCGCCGTCTACTGCTTCCGCCAAGTTGAAGAGTCCCTTGCCTCCGCGGCCTCCGTCTTCAAATCCTCTCAAGCGCAAGCTTAGTATCGAGGCTTTTCCGGAGAATTCGCTCTCCGATTCCGGCGTCAAG GTAGTAGTACGAATGCGGCCTTTAAAAAAGGACGAGGAGGAAGGAGAGACAATAGTTCAGAAGATATCTAATAATTCTTTGTCAATCAATGGACAGACCTTCACTTTTGACTCAGTGGCCGATACGGGGGCCACCCAG CTAGACATGTTCCAACTTGTAGGAGCCCCTCTTGTGGAGAATTGTCTTGCTGGGTTTAACAGTTCTGTATTCGCGTATGGACAG ACTGGGAGTGGAAAGACATACACAATGTGGGGCCCAGCCAATGTGTTGTCAGATGAAACTTTATCAAGTGATGAACAAGGTTTGACCCCCCGAGTCTTTCAGCGACTCTTTGACCGTATAAGTGAG GAGCAAATTAAGCACACTGACAAACAACTTAAGTATCAGTGTCGCTGTTCTTTTCTTGAG ATCTATAATGAACAAATAACAGATTTGCTGGATCCAAGTCAAAGAAACCTGCAG ATAAGAGAAGACATGCAAACTGGTGTTTATGTTGAAAATCTCAAAGAGGAGTATGTATTTACAATGAAAGATGTGACTCAGCTCCTGATAAAG GGACTGTCCAACAGGAGGACTGGTGCAACCAGTATAAATACAGAGAGTTCCCGTTCACATAGTGTTTTCACTTGTGTTGTTGAATCCCGGTGCAAG AGCATGGCAGGTGGAATGAACAGCTTGAAAACAAGTAGAATAAATCTTGTTGATCTTGCTGGATCAGAGAGACAGAAGTTAACTGGAGCCGCCGGGGATCGGTTGAAGGAAGCAGGGAATATTAACCGATCTCTCTCACAGCTTGG GAACTTGATAAACATTCTTGCAGAGGTTTCTCAGACAGGAAAGCAAAGGCATATACCTTATCGAGACTCCAGGTTAACGTTTTTATTGCAAGAATCACTCGGTGGAAATGCCAAACTAGCTATGTTGTGTGCTATTTCTCCAGCACAAAG TTGTAAGAGTGAAACTTTTAGCACATTGCGATTTGCACAGCGGGCTAAGGCAGTCAAGAACAAGGCTGTCGTTAATGAGGAGATGGAGGATGATGTGAATCACTTGCGAGAAGTAATACGGCAGCTAAGG GATGAATTGCACCGAGTGAAAGCAAATAGCAACAATCCAACAGGTTGGGATCCCCGTAAAAGTTTGAATATATTGAAAAGCCTTATCCATCCACTTCCTCGATTACCTCAAGTAGATGAAGATGGTGATGAGATGATGGAAATTGACGAGGGAGCTGTTGAAAAGCTCTGCATTCAAGTAGGTCTGGGACCAGCAGGcacaacatatcaaaattatgttGATGAAGGCAGATCTATCATAGACCAAGGTACTGAGGATTCAGATGTCGACATGGAAGAAACAATACCTGAACAAgctgaaaaacatgaaattctGATTTCGGGTTGTGCTGAACCTGCTAGAAACAACACATCAG AATCTTGCGAGGAGCCAGCTGAGGAGAAAGGGACTCTTAGGTCCTCCGTCAGTAAATTGATAACAGAAGAATCACCAAACAAAATGGTGGAGGTCAGGTCCTCCTGCACTTCCGGTTCCCAAAGTGGATTTTCCACTAGCATTTCCACCACAGACGAACCTAATGGTTCTCAAGAAGAGATAGGGAATTGTGTGTCTCCTTCAAGCCTCAGTGTAGTTCCTTCTGAAGTGTCCCCTATTCTTAAATCTCCAACTCCAAGTGTTTCGCCTAGACTCAACGTCAGCAGGAAAAGTTTGCGGACTTCATCAATGTTAACTGCTTCCCAGAAAGATTCCAAGGATGAAAGCAAGTCAGGACCAGAGAACTGTATATCTTCTGCAAAATCTGAACCTTCAACTGCTCTAATTCCTCAAACCAGTAAGAGTGTCCTTGCATCAACTGAACATTTAGCGGCCAGCCTTCATCGTGGCATGGAAATTATTGATAGTCATTGCAGGAGTTCTGTATTGAGGCGATCTTCCTTCAGATTTTCCTATAAGCCTGAAGAATCTAAGCCGATTCTGCTTGTTGACAGAGTTGATGTGGGCGTGCAAACTTTTCCTCAAGATTATGAGATATCAGAAACAGTATTGTTGTGTGCAAATTGCAAAACTAAAACACAACTAGAGGTGAAAGATGCAGATGAAAGCAATCTGCAGTTAGTACCTGTTGATGGCTCGGAGTCCAATGATAAACCCAAAAAGCAAGTTCCGAAG GCAGTGGAGAAGGTTTTGGCAGGAGCCATCAGGAGAGAAATGGCCCTGGAAGAGTTTTGTGCCAAACAAGCTTCTGAGATAACGCAGCTCAACCGTCTG GTTCAGCAATACAAGCATGAGAGAGAGTGCAATGCCATAATAGGGCAGACAAGGGAAGATAAAATTCTTCGGCTTGAGAGCCTTATGGACGGTGTTTTACCTTCTAAGGATTTCATGGAGGAAGAGTTAGCAGCACTCATGCATGAGCATGAG cttttgaaagagaaatacgAGAACCACCCTGAAGTTTCAAGGACAAATATTGAGCTGAAAAGAGTTCAGGATGAGCTAGAACATTATCGAAACTTCTATGATTTGGGTGAAAAGGAAGTCTTGTTGGAAGAGATTCAAGATTTAAGAAGCCAGTTACAGTACTATATAGACTCTTCTTCCCCATCTGCTCTAAAAAGAAATTCACTTTTGAAATTGACCTATACATGTGAGCCCAGTTTGGCTCCCCCTCTTAATACAATCCAGGAATCAACTGAGGAGAGTCCCGATGAGAAACTTGAAATGGAGAGAATGCGCTGGATGGAGGCTGAGAGCAAGTGGATTTCTCTTGCTGAAGAATTGAGAACTGAACTTGATGCTAACAGAGCACTAAATGAGAAATTGAAGCAGGAATTAGATACAGAGAAGAAATGTGCAGAAGAGCTGAATGAAGCAATGCAAATGGCCATGGAGGGACATGCACGCATGCTTGAACAGTACGCAGATcttgaagaaaaacatattcaattacttgCAAGGCACAGGCAGATTCAAGAAGGAATAAATGATGTCAAGAAAGCAGCTTCTAAAGCTGGAGTTAGGGGTGCCGAATCCAAGTTCATAAATGCACTTGCTGCTGAAATTTCTGCATTGAAAgctgaaagagaaaaggagaggcgATATTTTAGAGATGAAAGCAGGGGACTTCAGGCTCAACTGAGAGATACTGCTGAAGCTGTACAAGCTGCAGGTGAATTGCTGGTGAGGTTGAAAGAAGCAGAAGAAGCTGTTGTTGTTGCTGAG AGGCGAGCTATGGAGGCAGAGCAAGAAGCTGTAAAGGCAAATAAACAGATCAATAAGCTGAAGAGAAAACATGAAAACGAGATCAGTTCTCTAAAGGAGCTAGTGGCAGAGTCTCGTTTGCCCAAAGAAGCAATACGACCTGCTCACAATGATGATTGTAATATGCCCAAGTATGATGCAGGTGAGGCTCTTGGCGAAGGCGATCAGCAATGGAGAGAGGAGTTTGAGCCATTTTATAAAGCCAAAGATGGTGAATTGTCAAAACTCGCAGaaccctcatcatggttttccGGTTATGATCGATGCAACATATAA